From Candidatus Poribacteria bacterium:
AAGGAGTATTCCGCAGCTATTTTCCCTGGGATTCCCAAGAAGAGTGCCAGCGATATTGTCGAGCCGGAGCGGGAGATACCGGGTGTAATTGCGCATCCTTGTGCAATTCCGATGAGTGGCGCGTGCCATGTTTTCAATCGTCCGACTGGGTTATCTGCCTTTTCTCTCCGAAGCCTGGGTAATTGAAGGATAACACCGGTGAGAATTAGCATCATGCTCACGAGACGAACTTCATCGAAAAAGGATTCTAACTCTGTCTTGAACAGGACAGCGATAATACCTGTCGGAATAGAGCCGAGCAGTATCAACCCTATAAACTTCAGTTCGGTGGAGGTATTGAGCGTTGCCCTCGGTTGTCGCCAAAATTGCGTCCCTCCAAGTGTGGAAAGCCCTCCTACCACTAACCGTTTTATTGCACCGCGATATGCGACAAGCACGGCGGCTAACGTTCCAACGTGAAGCATTACGTCAAAAAAGACGAGAGGCTCCTTGAGTCCTAAAAACTGCTGTGCTAAGACGAGATGTCCTGAACTGCTGACGGGTAGGAATTCTGTTAAGCCTTGTAAGATGCCGAGGAGAATCGCTTCAAAAAATGTCATAGTGCTATTGTAGCACTTAATGCTTCGACTCGCAAGGCGAAATTTTCCGTGTGTTTGCCTATTACGGGCATCTGTGGTAAAATAACCTAATTTTTCAAAGGAGGCATCCATGCAGAATCTTTTCTTTGCACTCGGTTCAGGTTTGAGCCTATTGGGGGTCGTTTTCGGGGCGTTTGGCGCACATGCGCTTCGGTCAAAACTCTCGCCAGAAATGCTTGAGACGTTTGAAATAGCCGTGCGGTATCAGATGTACCATAGTTTGGGGTTGATCGCTGCGGCGTGGGCAGTCTCACAATGGCAGAATCAACTCACGGCAACATCGGGATGGTGTTTTTTCGCTGGCATCCTAATCTTTTCAGGGAGTCTATATATTCTTAGCCTCACAGGCATTCGATGGCTCGGTGCGATTACGCCAATCGGCGGGTTAGCGTTTATCGTGGGGTGGAGTTGCCTGACACTCGCTGCGATTCGCGGGTAAAGTACCTGAGTTTCAACCAGAATCATTCAGTTATTAGTTATTGGTTATCAGTAAAGGGATTCCTCCTCGTAGGCGAGGTTTGAAATCTCGCCTACCCTACCGTGGATAGAGAGAAATAACCTAAGTTGCCACCTTATGTGAAATAAACAAGAATTGTAGGGCGGGACACCATAAAATACCAGCATTAGAGGAAATTCCTTAATATTTTCAATCAAAAACGGTGTATGTTTGTCTAAAGTCTTGTAAGTAGCAACTTGGGTTATTGTATAATGTATTGACGCTATTTCAAGTTTATGTTAAAATTCTTGTTAAAATACTTAAGGAGGAACGAAAATGCGTAGAAGTCTAATCCTGTTGGGACTTGCAGCGATCTGTGTATTTGCCGTGAGTCTCTCCGATGCCGTCGAGGAAAAGGATGTCCTCGTCTATTACTCTTTTGACAAGTTAAGTGGTAATAAAGTCACCGATGATTCTGAAAACGGGAATGATGCAAAGTTGGTCGGAAAAGGTTCACTTGTTAAAGGTCCGTTCAACAAAGCGATCCAACTGAATGGTGGTGTCGTCCAAATGGAACAGAATGACTTCATCGTTCCAATCGGGGAGATAGGGGAAATCACGATGGAAGCGTGGTTTTTCCTTAATCAACACGCTTCGTACGATGGAATCATCTCGATTGAAGCCGCTGCCGCGGGATGTTGTGAATTCCGCACGATGGTGAACCCGAGTTTCAACCCGTTTTGGGATGCCGGACATCACGCCGACAAGAGCCTCGCGAACTTTCAGTTTGAATTAAAAGAGTGGTACCACTATGTTATGGTTGCCGATGGGAAGGATGGCAAAATCTATGTCAACGGTGAATTTATCGGCGCGCAGCCAGAGAATTTTAAGTGGCCCAAGTTCAAAGAGGCAGCGATTTACATCGGCGCAGGCGAAAATCCGAACCTCCACAAGGTAGAAGATGCCATTATTGATGAGGTCGTCATATACGCGAAAGCGTTGACTGCAAAAGAGGTTGAGGAATCGATGGAACAGAGTCTCCCGGGTGTGCTTGGTTGGCTTGCGGTTGAAGCACGCGACAAGTTAGCAGTGACGTGGGGAGAATTGAAAACCGATTTCTAAGATAATTTGTTGTAGGGCGAGGCACTTCCGCCTCAGCCCTACATTTATTCGGAGACGCTATGAAATTTGGATTTTTATCAAAAATTTTTGAAGGTGCTTTAAGTATCGAAAAAACATATAACCAGTGCGATAAAGCGCTTGGTGAACTAAAAGCCTACAATCAAAAACGCCAAGAGGCGGATTTTCGTATTTCAGATGAAGATAAAGCGGCATTAGATGAAGTTGTCAACACTGCTCTTGAAAATGCAACCCGTATCATTGACAAAGAAGGCGAGCGGAATTGGCCCGGTGTGTTTCGAGAAATGCACAAAAATTTAGCAAACCTCTATTTGGAACTTGACGAACACGATAAAGTCCGGGCAGCCTGTGAAAATCTTCAAAACTATGGTGAAGTCGGCAGACTCGATGCCGATGAGGTCATGCAAAGCCTCAAGGAGAAAGAGGAGTAGCGGTTGTTAGTTATCAGTTGTCGGTTGTTGATCTGTGGCGGTTGCGTATTATTTCACCATCACAAATGTCTCTTAACTGAAAACTGAAAACTGATAACCGACGACTATAATGCAATTCCTAAACCCTGCCGCGTTTTATCTGCTGGGTGTTATTCCTATTGTGGTGGCACTTCACTTCCTGAAATTGCGCCGTCATACCCGTCTCGTCCCCAGCATTATGCTTTGGCTCTCCACCGATGAGGACCGGAGAGCGAATGTCCCTTTCCAAAGACTCCGTAACCTCCTGCTCCCACTTTTACAGGTCCTGTTTTTAGTGCTTCTCACGTGCAGCATAGCACGTCCTGCGCTGTACAAGCCGGGTTTCATGCCCGGTAAAGTGATTCTTATCGTCGATAATTCCGCGAGTATGTTATCAACAGAGATGGGAGAGATTCGTCTAACACTCGCAAAGCAGGAAGCACAGAGGTACATTAAAGAGGTTTCCGCGAGTGGGGGCATGATGCTTATGACCACAAATGCCCCCGGAACCTATATCCAACAAGCGTTCACCACAGATACAGCAAAACTCCACCGCGCGGTAGAAAACATTACGTCAACCCATACCCCTCGAAATCTCCGTCCCGTCTTTGATGCAGCAACGCGTTACGCCGAATCGCCACAAGACAAGGTTGTTTTTATCAGTGATACCTTTGAAAACCTACCGGATATATCGCTGCCTGTCCATAAAATCGGAGTGGGTAGGAAAGCGGATAATGTCGGTATCATTCGGTTTAGTGTTGAGGTCGTAGGGAACCGATACGAGGTGTTAGTGGGGATTCAAAACTTCACTGATATGTCCAAGGAATTTGACGTTCGATTGGCAGTCGAAAATGTTTTCCTTGATGATAGAACGGTATCTATCCGTCCCGGTAAGACCAGATCCATCCTATTTTCAGATGATTCGAGCGGTTTAGAGGGGAAAGTCATGGGGATACATCTTGATATAGAAGATGATTTCGCGTCCGATAACAGTGCCTCCGCAATACTATCCGCTGTCCCGCCGTTACACATTTTACTTATCAGCGACAATCGAAATTCTTTACTCCCTATGCTTTTGGAAGCGTATGGAGATCACATAAAACTGGACCTTGTTGATCCTGTGGATTATCACGGTACTGTCGATGCGGATCTCATAATCTTTGATGGTAGCACGCCCGCTGGACGCGATGCACTTGGTGATTTTTCTGAAGTTGACTCGGAGACACAT
This genomic window contains:
- a CDS encoding undecaprenyl-diphosphate phosphatase; translated protein: MDASFEKLGYFTTDARNRQTHGKFRLASRSIKCYNSTMTFFEAILLGILQGLTEFLPVSSSGHLVLAQQFLGLKEPLVFFDVMLHVGTLAAVLVAYRGAIKRLVVGGLSTLGGTQFWRQPRATLNTSTELKFIGLILLGSIPTGIIAVLFKTELESFFDEVRLVSMMLILTGVILQLPRLRREKADNPVGRLKTWHAPLIGIAQGCAITPGISRSGSTISLALFLGIPGKIAAEYSFLLSIPAILGAVALKIRDVGDTSVPLHIMGTGMLASFIVGYIALRFLLVMLNRGKFSVFSYYCVALGLTSLLIALIQ
- a CDS encoding DUF423 domain-containing protein encodes the protein MQNLFFALGSGLSLLGVVFGAFGAHALRSKLSPEMLETFEIAVRYQMYHSLGLIAAAWAVSQWQNQLTATSGWCFFAGILIFSGSLYILSLTGIRWLGAITPIGGLAFIVGWSCLTLAAIRG
- a CDS encoding LamG domain-containing protein — encoded protein: MRRSLILLGLAAICVFAVSLSDAVEEKDVLVYYSFDKLSGNKVTDDSENGNDAKLVGKGSLVKGPFNKAIQLNGGVVQMEQNDFIVPIGEIGEITMEAWFFLNQHASYDGIISIEAAAAGCCEFRTMVNPSFNPFWDAGHHADKSLANFQFELKEWYHYVMVADGKDGKIYVNGEFIGAQPENFKWPKFKEAAIYIGAGENPNLHKVEDAIIDEVVIYAKALTAKEVEESMEQSLPGVLGWLAVEARDKLAVTWGELKTDF
- a CDS encoding BatA and WFA domain-containing protein encodes the protein MQFLNPAAFYLLGVIPIVVALHFLKLRRHTRLVPSIMLWLSTDEDRRANVPFQRLRNLLLPLLQVLFLVLLTCSIARPALYKPGFMPGKVILIVDNSASMLSTEMGEIRLTLAKQEAQRYIKEVSASGGMMLMTTNAPGTYIQQAFTTDTAKLHRAVENITSTHTPRNLRPVFDAATRYAESPQDKVVFISDTFENLPDISLPVHKIGVGRKADNVGIIRFSVEVVGNRYEVLVGIQNFTDMSKEFDVRLAVENVFLDDRTVSIRPGKTRSILFSDDSSGLEGKVMGIHLDIEDDFASDNSASAILSAVPPLHILLISDNRNSLLPMLLEAYGDHIKLDLVDPVDYHGTVDADLIIFDGSTPAGRDALGDFSEVDSETHLIFIAPGSNLPLILDDVSAVEMVSTPTRVIKEDEGHPLMVGVSLQGVLVKESWHRELPLWGDALVETEKGALIWTGQKSDNQRLVFEFDAFNPKISDFALTIPAAPQFVYQCLAWFEAGTAPLQPLLFQEGKTRHAFRTGEQVKVGLTREGRTLHVQKPDKTMVELDNPIFTQTDQIGVYTLLADNIELERFTVNLLNAKESALPHSLGSTIPEDSTDTEAGLQPIAQEIWRWFAFTACLFLLVEWWFYHRNSL